A region from the Rhizoctonia solani chromosome 13, complete sequence genome encodes:
- a CDS encoding Retrotransposon gag protein: MSVVNTQLEDPARATEIGAEVYMPVGPVAQAGPGQRRYTALGVHVLDGSTVFIKDVWRDERRLFFEAALYEEAHKEQVLSGLMTVEAHGYVLDETRKPIRTPRIAAKDSDESGAESGRCKMRIVTKDVGRPLGSIRSLRHFLCVMYDACAVQRNLYRRSRILHRDISDTNIMVAPDTNEYRNRNMCGYAEVRFVNQVLAKDKNANPDPACLLVDLGNGADLKVERNEQVLKERTGTPKFIARSISCGSLLPRGDDDEQMPPLVESILNQSKFMHTTEYQVLNNITSGTQPHVEFAHRLFHDAESTFWVIAWTLARSIKEGHTLEPTPDPEFRRFFHTMQRHFPTPNDRDSRAIICVKSCEYWTQILHDDLKSLGPMLFGMFRYILPEWTYRSELNPEHVHEALMRLLLVEIVRIDKEKSDIPLVIGGRPVPPPPGEMAYGPSPDLSLSYSTSYSESLNPSKKRNLSLADEPPVLRRSPRLRDLSKAPGTGAATKAESTPATQPSLPLTRPPLPCALPLAPPPGLLLTLAAPIRQHIPWQPAPGRPLEPAPLLIKGTWDPSFLSLERVTRLLLGLLGQVKRLEREVGEIKEAGIKTRTNVENISQAVDVVKDGLRSLQLHGPRTPEDTKPPVVEATPRPLSKVDPIGSTSWVSFWPESSKGLPTFAQPTPVQAVPPQVPSPPPSPRLQSPIGAPAPPPPAPVAAYPAPVKVDHPNAYTGKIGSKAKQWLTRMLAWTRLNSRMFPTDQEVLSFLLMNMKDSAGAWAHPHLDQLGSHQAIIQTVKGFKLEFLAAFGDPDATRAAKRKITSLTQSGTCADYITKFRTLAMELDWNDAALRGQFARGLHWEVSRQIATREHQPRTLLELQNAALVIDNALRKERASHPPRDNKSSRPSNPARGTSTGQAITGSKKLSDNPNFVSEEERNCRRAAGACIKCGKMGHKFAECRTGWKATPIEDKGKAKEAAKIGKDSEYQSGKE; the protein is encoded by the exons ATGTCGGTAGTCAATACCCAACTAGAAGATCCAGCGCGGGCTACCGAAATTGGAGCCGAAGTTTACATGCCTGTTGGACCTGTTGCCCAAGCCGGTCCAGGCCAGCGCCGATACACGGCGTTGGGAGTACATGTTCTAGATGGGTCGACGGTATTCATCAAAGATGTCTGGCGAGATGAACGCAGGTTATTTTTTGAGGCTGCGCTGTACGAAGAGGCCCATAAGGAGCAGGTGCTTTCAGGGCTAATGACGGTCGAGGCTCACGGCTACGTCCTCGACGAAACACGAAAACCAATTCGCACGCCGCGCATCGCTGCGAAAGATTCTGATGAGTCAGGAGCTGAATCCGGAAGGTGCAAGATGCGAATAGTGACAAAGGATGTTGGTCGGCCACTGGGAAGTATACGATCGTTACGTCATTTTCTCTGCGTTATGTACGACGCTTGCGCTG TGCAACGTAACCTCTACCGGAGGTCTCGAATTTTACATCGCGACATCAGCGATACCAATATCATGGTTGCACCTGATACGAACGAGTATCGAAATCGCAATATGTGTGGATACGCGGAAGTGAGATTTGTTAACCAGGTGTTAGCGAAGGACAA GAACGCTAATCCTGATCCTGCCTGCCTGTTGGTGGACTTAGGGAACGGAGCTGATCTCAAAGTCGAGCGCAATGAACAAGTCCTGAAAGAACGAACT GGGACTCCCAAATTTATTGCACGTTCCATTTCGTGCGGAAGTTTGCTTCCCAGAGGGGACGATGATGAACAGATGCCACCACTAGTCGAATCAATACTGAATCAAAGTAAATTCATGCACACTACTGAGTATCAGGTCCTCAATAATATAACCTCGGGTACTCAACCTCACGTCGAATTTGCGCATCGACTTTTCCACGACGCAGAATCAACGTTTTGGGTTATTGCTTGGACACTTGCTCGGTCTATCAAAGAAGGGCACACACTGGAGCCCACACCCGACCCAGAATTCCGCCGCTTCTTTCACACCATGCAAAGACACTTTCCGACCCCCAATGATCGGGACTCTCGAGCAATTATTTGCGTAAAAAGTTGTGAATATTGGACCCAAATCCTGCACGATGATCTCAAGAGCTTGGGTCCAATGCTTTTCGGAATGTTCAGATATATTCTTCCCGAATGGACTTATCGATCAGAACTCAACCCTGAACACGTACACGAAGCTTTGATGCGACTCCTGCTGGTCGAGATAGTTCGCATAGATAAGGAAAAGTCTGACATTCCCCTTGTCATTGGTGGCCGCCCAGTCCCTCCCCCGCCAGGTGAGATGGCCTACGGTCCCTCCCCTgatctctctctctcctACAGCACTTCT TACTCCGAATCTTTAAACCCTTCAAAGAAGAGAAACCTTTCGCTTGCGGATGAACCGCCAGTTCTTCGCCGCAGCCCTCGTTTAAGGGATCTTTCAAAAGCCCCCGGCACAGGCGCAGCAACCAAAGCTGAAA gcaccccggctacacagccctcactccccctcactcgcccaccattaccttgcgcactcccacttgctcctcctcctgGGCTTCttctcacgctggccgctcctatccGCCAACacatcccatggcaacccgctcccggccgccctcttgAACCCGCTCCCCTATTGATCAAGGGGacctgggacccttccttcc TATCCCTCGAGCGCGTCacacgcctcctccttggcctccttggccaagtcaaacgcCTCGAACGAGAAGTTGGGGAAATCAAAGAAGCAGGGATCAAAACCCGCACCAACGTCGAAAATATATCCCAAGccgtcgatgttgtcaaggatgggcttagaagcctccagctccacgGGCCACGGACCCCAGAGGACACAAAACCCCCGgtcgtggaagcaacgccacgccccctatcAAAAGTTGACCCTATTGGATCGACTAGTTGGGTCTCATTCTGGCCCGAATCATCCAAGGGGCTCCCtacctttgcccagcccacTCCGGtccaagcagtgcccccgcaagtcccatctccccctccatctccgcgtctccaatcccccatcggagcacctgcccctccacctccggctccagtcgccgcctatcccgctccggtcaaggttgaccaccccaacgcctacacaggcaaaatagggagcaaagcaaagcagtggctgacccGGATGTTagcctggacccgcctcaactcccgcatgttccccacggacCAAGAGGTCTTATCATTCCTcctcatgaacatgaaggattccgcgggagcatgggcccatccacaccttgaccagcttgggtcacaccaAGCCATTATCCAAACGGTCAAAGGGTTCAAACTGgagttcctggcagcatttggtgaccctgatgccacaagggccgccaagCGGAAGATAACCTCCCTTACCcaatccggcacatgcgcggattacattacaaagttcagaaccttagccatggaactggactggaacgacgcggccctccgaggccagtttgcccgcggcctccactgggaggtcagccgccaaattgccACCCGCGAGCACCAACCCCGCACCCTCCtcgagctgcaaaacgcagcactcgtcatcgataacgctctccgcaaagagcgagctagccacccaccaagggataataagtctagcagaccatccaaccccgcaagggggacaagtaccggccaagcCATAACCGGTTCGAAGAAACTCTCCgacaaccccaactttgtgtcggaagaagaacgcaattgccgccgcgccgcaggcgcctgtatcaagtgcggcaaaatgggtcacaagttcgcggaatgccgcacgggctggaaagccacccctattgaggataaggggaaggctaaggaagccgccaagattggcaaagactccgagtaccaatcgggaaaagagtaa
- a CDS encoding Fungal specific transcription factor domain, translated as MMAGKKALPTLLPNGVPPPQSGQAPPPPHNGPKPVLRVNRACNACRKQKMRCEGPDNPPCARCRANATECIFEKVPKSDPDSNERLQKLETQFVTMQATLSEILAELRNPSRHLVDPINSALLTSTPTSATLLHELPNNSRSQLTQPPTPEPTRPPGPYPSQIRQQRQLPSLHSVLPRHYHSRSPPASTKAFTHRPSSVLNHLYPPSHLHPSHRRLPAPSSPYRPTLLSGITSAANSDDEGDIPSSALLAPIGVLNDLASVAAQSNSSRQGVKRKRGEGSSPEGKSHFGKYTSVGLSPHGTQSTPRMTASEASPAVDDDARLGTQDTGPEELEGHSISQAKSEAVEDERSPEREQDAIEKGIVSEEEAMELHQIYFTGCYRVLAVFNKSIDTLASIRARSPFLLNCILMTASKARDGGGPPSQTQMALVRECSCMAKEYLFGPVKSVEIVQGLLLIAGWSHSTGPIGWLAAGHAIRYAVELGLHKALPRLARRQNVPSTDRTSDTERALIVAARTWCGLYVFEYQISFGTGRPAMMKGDKSLIRARDILLKHPLAIPTDVRLVSTCELMTLQSKIHDRLGPLDEPVNENQVIETLSQSIVELDAWLAEWTIIMRELGLSSRDMEFFHSSARIQLLYAHLFHHCIALRNLHTIADAKALRPEMKAVALRAIEYAQSAIRVCLDNAEYRFGLRYAIAYSHTCATFAGAFLLRLTRLFPQDLDVHAMIVMVDQLAHLLEEVPAGRFARSLFQMIKVSQARLQAKKETTPPSDTRTEALPIVDFSSSAVIQPLGGTEYTNDFGNLMSSNLGLYEHGVPNDIAHGLLSVDGDWPEWIQNSIYGDLPVSGDHAFVGTGQGDYNIYPPYSYLSTNVAESQTTLLRDNPVVQEVYLTSLMETVLPHVSQSLLEKAYKNLTTTRTIRFNRKKKTPRWCFLSQDPSQSNIAEGKTFKFLEEIAGSTTKNLNVVASLDIRLLVTGEATPPSNRRNTSRPDGHLHIAKAGKQVGWSDIIMPMEFKKSRNDDSTVDGFGKVIWSMHHIMRNDPCRRYVYGLTWEDTKARLWFNNRSDIVASEEFDINTDWKQLVRILLSIQVANSGQLGFDFSMTAAPNNNGESEPSYDITVHNDKAKTACVYRTLRVISDLGTDSLTGRGTRVWEVRKLVNGLPCGPSYALKDVWVYADRTAEHQLLNTIRTTHTEYAQHLLTPIDHGFVPHDSAATSIPDSTHEPLGCKRQFEPTKILLRTRKRLGVAYMGTSTGSKTHLASTSRDSIGLPDPIPPSTTEGHCNPICLSDHTRYHYRIVFQEIGTPVQELRVFSKVFTAIQGGWEGLHAIHLSGKVHRDVSSGNVMLVPAMGTLAERGVVLDLEYAKDIHDTSTPHDVRTGTRAFMATEDVSASIDLDELIEQSTLWSSNLPMRAPPFRHNPLHDMESFWWLCVWMMFYLVPTGTTDRDRLADFHSIFHDERTKRNSLSIPVFREFTLHLSTELTSLLVTWLDLMNQIYNAAYKLMDLKNTSQINDKMIEKSYQVGKRILEDLRQVSAKTESLPMITLQEHLEVKDPDRARARATSGARLNSAQGTARGDFRRAAPRLVMDCVLMPPRKRRHESIVTPPSQKRRYESIVQSADDNGTHHLRSFK; from the exons ATGATGGCAGGAAAAAAGGCGTTGCCAACTCTCCTTCCCAATGGCGTTCCCCCACCGCAATCTGGCCaagctccacctccaccacacaATGGTCCTAAGCCAGTGCTTCGTGTTAATCGTGCCTGTAATGCCTGCCGAAA ACAGAAAATGAGATGCGAAGGCCCTGATAACCCACCATGTGCGAGATGCCGGGCGAATGCAACCGAATGCATCTTTGAAAAGGTTCCGAAATCTGATCCTGACTCGAATGA GCGTTTACAGAAGCTCGAAACACAGTTTGTGACTATGCAAGCGACGCTCAGTGAGATACTCGCCGAGCTTAGGAATCCGTCTCGACATCTAGTTGACCCAATCAACTCGGCTCTCCTCACCAGCACACCGACATCCGCCACTCTCCTCCACGAGCTCCCAAACAACAGCCGCTCGCAGCTCACTCAACCGCCCACACCCGAACCTACCCGACCTCCCGGGCCTTATCCATCTCAAATTCGACAGCAGCGTCAGTTACCAAGCCTTCACTCCGTACTTCCTCGACATTACCATTCCCGCTCTCCTCCAGCTTCTACCAAGGCCTTTACTCATCGGCCAAGCTCAGTACTCAATCACCTTTATCCACCTTCTCACCTTCATCCTTCACACCGCCGATTACCAGCCCCGTCATCCCCATATCGTCCAACTCTACTTTCCGGGATAACGAGTGCAGCAAATTCAGATGATGAAGGTGATATCCCAAGCTCTGCATTGCTCGCCCCGATCGGAGTGTTGAATG ACCTGGCCAGTGTGGCCGCACAATCGAACAGTTCGAGGCAGGGTGTCAAGCGGAAAAGGGGGGAGGGCTCCAGTCCTGAAGGCAAGTCCCACTTCGGCAAATA TACATCCGTCGGGCTTTCTCCTCATGGCACCCAGTCGACTCCCAGAATGACTGCCTCAGAAGCCTCGCCTGCAGTTGATGACGACGCAAGATTGGGTACGCAAGACACCGGGCCCGAAGAGTTAGAAGGCCACAGTATATCTCAGGCAAAATCCGAGGCGGTCGAAGACGAGAGGTCACCAGAGCGAGAGCAAGATGCGATTGAAAAGGGAATTGTGAGCGAGGAAGAGGCAATGGAATTACATCAGAT ATATTTTACCGGATGCTATCGAGTTTTG GCTGTATTCAACAAATCAATTGATACCCTTGCTTCAATACGAGCCCGTTCTCCCTTTCTTCTGAACTGTATTCTCATGACGGCGAGCAAAGCAAGAGACGGAGGCGGCCCACCAAGTCAA ACCCAGATGGCTCTTGTTCGTGAATGCTCCTGTATGGCCAAAGAGTACCTCTTCGGTCCTGTCAAATCAGTTGAAATCGTCCAAGGTTTGCTATTAATCGCCGGATGGAGTCATTCGACGGGTCCTATTGGTTGGCTTGCTGCAG GCCATGCTATTCGATATGCGGTCGAGCTTGGGTTGCATAAAGCTTTGCCTAGGCTTGCCCGTCGCCAAAACGTCCCCAGTACCGACCGCACGAGCGATACTGAGCGTGCATTGATTGTTGCAGCTCGTACCTGGTGTGGACTATATGTCTTTG AGTACCA GATATCGTTTGGAACTGGTCG GCCCGCGATGATGAAAGGCGACAAG AGCTTGATAAGAG CGAGAGACATTCTTCTCAAACATCCGCTGGCCATACCAACTGATGTTCGACTAGTGTCAACATGCGAATTGATGACATTGCAAA GTAAAATACACGATCGACTTGGTCCGTTGGATGAACCGGTTAACGAAAATCAAGTAATCGAAACTCTGTCACAGAGCATTGTTGAACTTGACGCCTGGCTGGCTGAATGGACTATAATTATGA GAGAGCTCGGACTCTCATCTCGTGATATGGAATTTTTTCACTCCTCGGCCAGAATACAGTTGTTATACGCCCATCTTTTTCATCACTGCATCGCGCTAAGAAATCTACATACCATAGCCGATGCCAAGGCTTTGCGACCTGAG ATGAAAGCCGTAGCGCTGAGAGCAATTGAATATGCTCAGTCAGCGATACGAGTTTGTCTTGATAATGCAGAGTATCGTTTTGGTTTAAGATATG CTATAGCATATAGCCACACATGTGCTACGTTTGCTGGGGCGTTTCTACTCCGCTTAACGCGACTTTTCCCGCAGGACTTGGATGTACATGCGATGATCGTGATGGTTGATCAGCTGGCACACCTACTGGAAGAGG TGCCCGCCGGTAGGTTTGCTCGCTCGCTTTTTCAAATGATCAAAGTCTCCCAAGCACGGCTGCAAGCTAAAAAAGAAACGACCCCTCCTTCGGATACCCGGACTGAGGCTTTGCCTATTGTTGATTTTTCTTCAAGTGCGGTCATCCAGCCTTTGGGAGGAACCGAATACACCAACGATTTCGGGAACTTGATGAGTTCGAATCTGGGACTCTATGAACACGGAGTTCCTAACGATATTGCCCATGGACTGTTGAGCGTTGATGGGGATTGGCCAGAATGGATCCAAAATTCG ATTTACGGAGATTTACCCGTTTCCGGAGATCATGCATTCGTTGGGACTGGCCAGGGAGATTATAATATCTATCCGCCTTACTC TTATCTGTCTACCAATGTGGCTGAATCCCAAACAACACTCTTGCGCGACAACCCTGTGGTTCAGGAGGTTTATCTGACTTCCCTGATGGAAACTGTTCTTCCGCATGTCTCGCAGAGCTTACTAGAAAAAGCGTACAAGAATCTAACTACTACTCGTACTATTCGATTTAATAGAAAGAAGAAAACCCCAAGATGGTGTTTTTTGTCACAGGACCCAAGCCAGTCCAATATAGCGGAGGGCAAGACATTCAAATTTCTGGAGGAGATTGCCGGGTCTACAACCAAAAATTTGAATGTTGTTGCCTCACTGGATATACGTCTCCTGGTAACTGGTGAAGCCACCCCACCTAGCAATCGCCGTAACACATCTCGCCCAGATGGACACCTTCATATAGCCAAGGCGGGCAAGCAGGTGGGATGGTCTGATATCATTATGCCCATGGAATTCAAGAAATCACGTAACGATGATTCAACAGTTGAT GGTTTTGGCAAGGTGATATGGTCAATGCATCACATCATGCGCAACGATCCTTGTCGTAGATATGTCTACGGACTTACCTGGGAAGATACAAAAGCAAGGCTGTGGTTCAACAATCGGTCAGACATAGTTGCTTCAGAAGAATTTGACATCAATACA GATTGGAAGCAGCTTGTTCGCATTCTTCTGTCTATACAGGTGGCCAACTCTGGCCAACTGGGTTTTGACTTCAGCATGACCGCGGCTCCCAACAACAACGGAGAGTCGGAACCCTCGTATGATATAACAGTTCACAATGACAAGGCAAAAACCGCCTGTGTATACCGAACTCTCCGAGTAATCTCTGACCTCGGAACTGACAGTTTGACGGGCCGTGGAACTCGTGTATGGGAGGTGCGGAAACTTGTAAACGGCTTGCCTTGTGGGCCTTCATATGCTCTCAAAGACGTATGGGTGTACGCAGATCGTACCGCGGAGCACCAGCTTCTGAATACAATTCGCACGACACACACGGAATACGCTCAACATCTTCTTACACCCATCGACCATGGATTTGTTCCCCATGACTCTGCTGCAACATCAATTCCCGACAGTACCCATGAGCCTCTTGGCTGCAAAAGACAGTTTGAGCCAACAAAAATTCTCTTACGTACACGCAAGCGGTTGGGTGTAGCTTATATGGGCACCTCCACTGGAAGCAAAACTCATCTTGCAAGCACTTCAAGAGATAGCATTGGCCTTCCAGACCCCATTCCTCCCTCAACCACGGAGGGGCATTGCAACCCAATCTGCCTTAGTGATCATACTCGATATCATTATCGAATCGTATTTCAGGAGATTGGTACACCAGTACAGGAACTTCGTGTTTTTTCAAAGGTTTTCACTGCAATACAAGGCGGGTGGGAAG GGCTTCATGCCATACACCTTTCCGGGAAGGTTCATCGTGATGTgagttcagggaatgtgatgCTGGTGCCAGCTATGGGAACGTTGGCCGAACGAGGTGTGGTGTTGGACCTTGAATACGCCAAGGATATTCACGACACAAGTACCCCTCATGATGTGAGGACC GGCACAAGAGCGTTTATGGCAACAGAG GATGTGAGCGCTAGTATTGACCTGGATGAATTGATCGAGCAATCAACACTTTGGTCTTCTAACTTGCCGATGCGAGCACCTCCATTTCGTCACAACCCGCTTCACGATAtggagtcattctggtggctatgtgtgtgGATGATGTTCTACTTGGTCCCCACCGGGACAACTGACCGAGATCGGCTTGCTGACTTTCATAGCATATTCCATGACGAAAGGACAAAGCGAAATTCTTTATCGATCCCCGTATTCCGGGAGTTCACTTTGCATCTTTCCACGGAATTAACATCCTTGTTGGTTACGTGGTTGGATTTAATGAACCAGATATACAATGCGGCATACAAGCTAATGGACCTGAAGAATACTAGTCAAATCAACGATAAAATGATCGAAAAGTCTTATCAAGTCGGGAAGAGGATATTAGAGGATCTCCGACAGGTTTCTGCAAAGACGGAATCCCTGCCGATGATAACACTACAAGAGCATCTTGAAGTCAAAGACCCCGATAGAGCCAGGGCAAGAGCTACGTCAGGAGCCAGGTTAAACTCTGCCCAAGGTACGGCACGGGGCGATTTTCGGAGAGCTGCCCCGCGCCTTGTCATGGATTGTGTCCTTATGCCTCCGCGGAAGCGGCGGCACGAATCAATTGTTACACCTCCTTCCCAAAAACGCCGGTACGAGTCAATTGTCCAGTCCGCAGATGATAATGGTACTCATCATTTGCGCAGTTTCAAATAG
- a CDS encoding Transposase family Tnp2 protein, giving the protein MNLSVSGATRPAPLPLGNNPLPSDAKEPHHDNSYIEDNDNAYPYPDDPDNPDNPDNAKGVLVEEPLIRVPPDDAKGPPKPPGNDGGAGMPLFDAHPTLRNIYLRTWAQYAFNHATQDSVQLILESHKLALMANAQYLPQLLVEEIQQMPLTLRSLERRLGMDHSELIRIYPVCPEPTCGRQYTMEQLYQLPNPQCTWNVGEQCLGILYTERLLANGTIKRSPSKSFPYIPLPAALGCLLSRPGMSKLCQHWRNNNNPNDEPTENPTRPQDPVEWFNNMPVNQQFSDISKGWGWRAHATGLTQQFINGNLTLNANGYQANKGDYTAGGSYTSNRVYIVINNLPYFKRNLFENTILAMVLPGPTEPKDYAFDQMMEPLIDNLISLSNGMSSIELPVHNAETGEIQDQCVYANLSVLVVDWIARIKCIGHVGATSKENHCPYCKLRACLLSTEQGYDHEVYDLCKPHKHLQHKHRWLCAEWCRAPL; this is encoded by the exons ATGAATCTATCTGTTTCTGGAGCAACTAGGCCTGCCCCGCTTCCCCTTGGCAACAATCCCCTTCCTTCTGACGCCAAAGAACCCCATCATGACAATTCATACATAGAAGACAACGACAATGCTTATCCTTACCCAGACGATCCAGACAATCCAGACAATCCAGACAACGCCAAGGGAGTGCTCGTGGAGGAACCGCTGATCCGTGTCCCACCGGATGATGCCAAGGGGCCTCCCAAGCCTCCTGGCAATGATGGAGGAGCCGGCATGCCTCTATTTGATGCTCACCCAACGCTACGGAACATTTACTTGCGCACTTGGGCTCAGTACGCGTTCAACCATGCAACACAAGACTCTGTTCAATTGATACTGGAGTCCCACAAATTGGCCCTTATGGCCAATGCACAATACCTCCCTCAGCTGCTTGTTGAAGAGATTCAACAAATGCCTCTTACTCTACGGTCGCTTGAGCGCCGGCTTGGAATGGACCACTCGGAACTAATCAGAATCTATCCTGTGTGCCCCGAGCCCACATGCGGCAGACAATACACCATGGAGCAACTTTACCAGCTCCCCAATCCCCAGTGCACTTGGAACGTTGGAGAACAATGCCTTGGTATTCTATACACGGAGCGCTTACTTGCCAACGGTACTATCAAGCGTAGCCCCTCTAAATCATTTCCTTACATTCCTCTCCCTGCTGCTCTTGGTTGTCTATTGTCCCGCCCCGGTATGTCCAAGCTTTGTCAACATTGGCGTAACAACAACAATCCCAACGATGAGCCAACTGAGAACCCAACAAGGCCTCAGGATCCTGTGGAGTGGTTCAACAACATGCCAGTCAACCAACAATTTTCGGACATCAGCAAGGGCTGGGGTTGGCGGGCGCATGCAACGGGACTCACCCAACAATTTATTAATGGCAA CCTTACACTTAATGCCAATGG atACCAGGCAAACAAAGGCGATTACACTGCCGGTGGAAGTTATACTTCCAACAGAGTGTATATTGTTATCAATAATCTTCCGTATTTCAAACGGAATTTATTTGAAAACACAATCCTTGCAATGGTACTCCCTGGACCAACGGAGCCTAAGGACTACGCGTTTGACCAAATGATGGAGCCTCTTATTGACAATTTAATTTCTCTGTCTAATGGCATGTCTA GCATTGAGTTGCCGGTGCACAATGCTGAGACGGGGGAAATTCAAGACCAATGCGTTTACGCAAACTTATCCGTCCTTGTGGTCGATTGGATCGCGCGCATCAAGTGTATAGGTCATGTTGGCGCTACTTCCAAAGAAAACCACTGCCCGTATTGCAAGCTACGGGCCTGTTTGCTGTCGACCGAGCAAGGCTATGACCATGAAG TTTATGATCTTTGCAAGCCTCACAAGCATTTACAGCATAAGCACCGCTGGCTCTGTGCGGAATGGtgtcgtgcaccactgtaa